Genomic DNA from Arthrobacter sp. B1I2:
GGACATCATCTTTACCGGCCTGCCCCACGGGCCCGAACCCGGTACGGAAATCTGGAGCGACGGCATGGGCAGCTGCCCCGGCGGGGTGGCCAACCAGGCTATTGCCGCTGCCAGGCTGGGGCTGCGTACGGGTCTCGCTGCCGCGTTCGGGGACGACGGCTACGGGGACTTCAACTGGAAGATCCTCTCCGGCCAGGAGCACGTGGACCTCAGCCTCTCCCGCCGCATCCCGGGTTGGCACTCCCCGGTGACGGTGTCCCTCTGCGTGGACCAGGACCGCTCCCTGGTGACCCACGGGCACTCCGCGCCGGTGACGAACTCCGAGCTGATCGGAGATCCGCCCAAAACGCTCGCCGGCATCGCCGAGGTAGGCCTGGAGATGGAGCCGTGGGCCCGGGCAGCCCATGCGGCCGGGGTGAGGCTGTTCGGGGATGTGGGGTGGGATCCCAGCGGGGAGTGGGCGCCGGTGCGGCTCGAAAACCTTCAGTACTTCTACGCCTTCCTGCCCAACCAGCGTGAGGCCATGGCATTCACGGGCAAGGACAACCCGTGGAGTGCCCTCTATGCGCTGGCGGACCGCGTTCCGGTTGCCGTCGTGACCCTGGGAGCCCAGGGTGCCATGGCGG
This window encodes:
- a CDS encoding carbohydrate kinase family protein, whose product is MDAIPARRYDPLAAVRSHVEPGFDLLLAGTVFQDIIFTGLPHGPEPGTEIWSDGMGSCPGGVANQAIAAARLGLRTGLAAAFGDDGYGDFNWKILSGQEHVDLSLSRRIPGWHSPVTVSLCVDQDRSLVTHGHSAPVTNSELIGDPPKTLAGIAEVGLEMEPWARAAHAAGVRLFGDVGWDPSGEWAPVRLENLQYFYAFLPNQREAMAFTGKDNPWSALYALADRVPVAVVTLGAQGAMAVDSETGEEEWVPSLPVKAHDPTGAGDCFDAAFIVGTLAGWPLGDRLRFANLCAALAVQEVGGSLAAPGWGDIADWWRRANARPERQTSQWLRRFGFLADIIEDVPLAAQRRAAATIAHLSDA